Sequence from the Fusarium oxysporum Fo47 chromosome VI, complete sequence genome:
TCACCATCTCAAGATATCAGTTTCTGGATTTCCATGTCAACTTTCAAGACAAGGAATTTTACTGGTGGTTAGCCAGTCTTAATGTGCCTTGAACATATTGTTCATCATTCTTCTTTGCTATCATATCCTTTAAGGGTATTAATTATACAAGTGTCATCCTTCATCCATCGTTTTCCCTATGCATTGTTCTGGGCCCAATATTGTGTAGATATCATCCGAGCCAAAGAGCTCGTCACCAAAAGTACGCCTTGTCTATAATTCCCATGATTCGAGGCCTCCCGTAATTGATAACGCATAAACGCCGGCAAGCCCTGTGAGGCTTGTGAAACATATTCAATCAAGTGATGGTCATGTGAAtacaaagaaacaaaaggtAAGTCAAGCTGCCCATCTAGACAACTTGATTTCGGTTCTGCGAGGGATGCATCCTTCGGTAGGTTGAAGCATCATCCGTGTAAGCGCGGCCATTACCAATCCAGCTGGAAGGGCGCGATATATGCTGAGTATGATCCTCACCGTCCTGATCCTCTGAGATTGTGCCCAGAGGATCTGCTGGGTAATCCGTAGCAGGCGGTGTCCTGGGAGCGCTAAGCGCCGTCTGATAATCTGGCAGAAGCAGGTCCCCAGTACCAGCACGTGAGCGAGCTGGGGTTTTGACAGCTGTCTGGTAGCTAGGGACCTTGTTGAGTTCAGTCAAATCAGAGACATCGAGATCAACGTGTTCAGCAGAGTTGCGTGATGAGTCTTCGGAACTGTTGCTTCTGGTAAGTGCTGCGGTTGCAGGTTCCGATCGCGGAGCTGGGCCTTGGGGTGCCGACGTGGGGGACATGAAGCCAGGCGTGCCTAGCGAGCCCAGAGACGTGGAGGAGGTCGTTCTTCGAGAAGGGTCCAGCGATACATCGGCCAATCGAGATGAAAGTGCCGCGGGTGCGACAGGTCGGCTGTGGGCAAGCGCTGCGAGATTTTCATTCGAGCCTGCTCGTGACTGTGCGTAGAAGGGACTGCTAACGCCTGACTGAAAGCCGGGCGTCTGGAAGCCACTAACGTCAACGTCCTCATACAACTGGTCAAGAACATGCTCTCCATATCCGGGGGGAGCAATCGTCGAAAGTTCTCGCTCGTTGTTAGGGGTGGTTGGTGACTGATCGACGAGGTTACCCTCCTCATCTAGAGGCATGTTGGGTGAGATAAAAATTGACACAGGAAGTGTTGCTCGAAGCTGCGAGAGATGTTAGTGAACCAGAACTCATTGTGCTTTTAAACATCATCTTACCTCAGAAATATGACCATCAGGATTGCAAAGAGCAACGGTCAGCTTAATTTTGTGACGGACCTTGATGCCGTGGTGGTTCAGATCTTGAACGCACTGGCGAAGTCTCTTGGGCAAGTTCAGCTTTTTGGTGACCGCccagccttcttgaccagTATCCTCAATCATATCTTGCCAGTGCTCTTCTCTCGAAACCTCAAACTTCCACATCGAGACCTCACGCTCTGTTCGGTGCTCCTTAGTGCCGTAACCTGAGCCAGATCCTTGGACATAGCACTCGCGAACTTCCATCAACCGTGCCGTGATATCGCCCAGCTCGAGTCCTTTGAGTAGGGGTGTGAATCGCATCTCCATTGTGACCAAGCCGCCAAACACCACGGCCTTTTGGGGGATGATGATTGAGTAGTCAACCTTGTTGGGCCAGATGTTCTCAACACTCATGGCATGGAGGAATTCCAAGGCGCCTGGCTCTAATGTTCGGATGATTCGAAGGTGCTTGTTGGCGTGCAGATCGTATGCAAGTTTTCCGCGTCCGACGGTTGCCCTGAGTCTGTATGTGATGGATGCTTCGGGAATGCCCTCAACACTCTCAGCCATGTTGCCGGGAAGCATGTATTCGAACGGCCATTCGTAGTTCCCGGCGGGGAGCGTCATACTCTTGCCGTGCGTGCCGACAAAAGGCGCCCATCGGTGCTCGAGTATCGTTTGCGTCTTGTCGACCTTTTGGCCCGAAACACCGGGAGCGCTTCCTCTGGGATCAGCCCAGCTGTATAGAGTCAGTTGCTATCCTCTAGAGAAACTGGTCTTCAAGTCGAGTCATAGAACTTACGTATGGCGCAGAGTTCCTACAAGTCGCAGTCTAACATCTTCGATTTTCAGGGATGTTTGTAGACACAAGACTAATGTGCCTTTGAGAACTTGACCAGATGATTCGTGGTCACTTCCACGGAAAACAATAAAATCGCTGTCTAGGCTGAACAATAGGCGCAGTTAGTAAGTGGTCTCAGTCAAGTCATGGCTGAGGAGGATCATCATACCGAATATCGAAAAGACTATATGAGTTACGCCCCGTCACTGAAGCGAAGGGCTTAAAGGACGGCATGATAACGTATTGTGTCGTATAAGTTGTTGTGATTTGCTGCAAAGCAGCATGGGAGGGGGGCAAAATGGGAATTGGCTGGTGATATGCCAAGAAGGGGAActagaaggaaaagaagaataaattGGAGGAGGCGGAACGCTTTTATTTAGGATCACGGCTAAGTTAAGTCGAGCGAATGCGCAAGGTGACGAGCTACAACAACGCAAGCCACGCACGAGTCGGCGGGATGTGTGGATACGGTACAGCCTCTAGAAAAGTTGAGTGGGGCTGTGAGATCAGAAAAGGTCCAAACCCACGAGGGTCAGGTTAAAACAAGGGTTGGGTATGGAAGTTCCATGCAATGGGAGGCGACAAGACGATAGCGCGAAGCAGAGCAGATCAAGCGGCGCGGCGTTTGGTGGAGTCAGGATTGCGATTTGATGTGATATGTAAAAGTTGAAAAAGAGGGTCTTGTTCTGATAAGACGCCCACCGTGTCGGTCTCACTAAAGATTTCTCATTCAGATGAACCTGGTATGGAAAAAGATATGGATATGATGAAGAGGCGGCGGGCAACAAGGAGACGGAACAAGTTAGATGGGACAGCAGTAATTGGGGGCGACAATGATCCTTCTTTTACAGTCATAGGGTGTGGAGCTTCAATTGCGTGTAAATCCTGAAAAAGATCATGGGAAAATGAAAAGGAGTTGGAGAGAATAGAAAAGATTAGCATGACATTCGATGCATGCATCTGGCTTTGATCATGACCAGCCGGATATCCTCTCCCAGAGACAGAAACAGACTGGACCCAGGCAGATCAAGTAATCAATACGTTCAGTGATACCACCCCTGCCATGCCGTCGTTTAGGGCATGGCCCAAGCCTCTTTGAGGTAGTGATAACTGATAACAAGGCCTATTCTGCCCTGCCGACAGCTTCAGCACAGTTACCGTACGCAAAGCCGACATGGCGCGGTTGACGCAGGAAAGGTGCTGTGCTGTAACGGTATTTACGGTACAAGACAGGTCTGCCCTGCTGATCTGGCTGCAAGTGTCATGTATCATCTCTTCGTACATCGTACGTGCCGGAAGGTTGCGAAGGTAAACGGGCGTCGGATGTTGGCGGGCCGGAGGAAACGGGAAATGACAAAACGTTAACAAGCCGCCAAATGCCTTGGACATCAAATTTGAGATAGGTAATGTATCGCGGTCTTTTATCGCCGATAAGAGGGTCCCGAAAGACCAGGCTGCTTGTTGTAAATTGTCTCGGCCTCGTTTGTCTTACTAGCGAGAACCACCGTGGTTAGGCCAGAGCACGCAAGACACTCAACGACGATGctgaacaaggccaagacgtTTGAGGCCCTGTAACGGACAAGGGATAGTGGGGCGGAGACGCCGCCTAACAGCTTGAAGCTGGTTTGTTGCATGAGTCGGGACGATTCGTGCTATCGAAGCCTGATGGAAGCTTTTTGCCTTGCAGTTTCAACGCTGTGCCGAGCGTCTGTGCTGCGTGGCGTCGTAACGCCGAGAATTGATGACGGTGGTAGATAGATAAATATCCGCAAGTACCTGAGCATCTCCATTAAAAGGTGACGATGATTGGAACTACTTCATTTCAGAAGAACATCAATTGGTATGTCCCTAAGAAAACTTTGTGGTGGTCAGGGTAAGCTTGTGCGACTGCCAAATGGTGTCATCGTTGAGCACCTTCTATGCATGCCTTGGGCTTCTCCAATTGAGGATACGAACCGGAAGGCACAGCCAATTCAGCTTACGACAAAACCGTAACAGTTGCTTCACCTCAACTACTATCCGTACATAACAGGTGTCGTTATCCCTGAGAACAAGTAAGTCTATACTATCTCTTTCCGACATCACCAGTCAATGGATGTCACGATGCCTCGAGTCAGACATTAAAGCCGGTCTATTATCGTGGAAGGGGCTCAAATGTACTGTACGTACCTCATCGAAGAACATCGAGGTGAGACCGACAGCCTTTACGACCCCCACGCCGAAACCCCCAATACTATTCGATACCAAACCCGGATTTGCAGGACTAACTACTCCTTGGTTCATCCTTCGAGCTGTTCGACCTTGATTCAAGGACAAGAATAAATTCTGCAAACGGCGGGGTCAAAGACGTGGGAGTCATGTCAGGAATGCATCGAGTTTGGCAGTGACTTGGGATCTCGAAACTCTCTTGTCTATTCTTGCGGCTCCGCTAATCTCTAGGCCTTTTCTCAGGTCAGGGTAAGTACAAACCTGCCAGGCATGTTACTGTGGCGCTCGGTCATAGCACGGAATGTTTTCTGTCGTGGTTGAATATTCGCTATCGGTTCGTTGCTTATCACGAAACGAGGCTCTCAGCCAACCATATTTGTCACAATATCCCATTGTGGGAACTGACGCCTTTGTCGCCATACAAGTTGTTTGATGAAACTTACTTAGTATTCTGATGATCTTTTGCGCGCACGGCAGTAATTGCTACTTATCATATGATTCTCAGCCATAGCACAATGATTGGCACATGCACTGGACAAATACGGAACATGCAGCTCTAGAATTGGGGGCACGGCACGAGACCACTCCTACGACACCCTTATGCCTCCAGTAATTCATGATACCCAACCAAGATGGACTGAGCATCTGAAAGCTCGAAATAGTCAGGTCTGGATTGGGAGGCCCCAGACTTTGAACGGAACGGCCCCTGTCCCGGAATCTCTTTGAGGTTAATTCCTACCCAGCACTATTGGGGTAAACATGTCGAATATATGCGGTGATTCGATCTAGATCACAATAATCACGCCAGGGAAGGCAGAATCCAGGCTCACCTTTAGCCGGACAAACGAGAACAGTCTGAACTATGTATGCATATGGCGAGGATCCATCCTCATGACAGTCCTTGTTGATTATCGGTTACTAGTGACCGGGAACAAATACGAACTCGCTTTTTACACGTGCGGTTACAGATACCGTTAACTGTGTCTTTCAGTCAAGCAGCTTAACCTGGCTGTCTGGCTGCATCGTGCACTACACTTTGACAGCATCCATGTCGCGCCTAATGAGCTAGCCTTCAGCTTGGCTCGTCTCCATTGAACAAGCGCCCGTCGACGGCCCCTATACCCGTTGATAAAGCACCGAGACGACGGGTCACCGACAAGAAGATCTAGCTCGTTAGGACCACTCAAGAGTTCGGTTGTGTCTCTTTGGGTTAATCAGTTTGTCTGTGGCGGTGCCACATCAGTTCAGCCTCAGGTACTCAAACTTTATCTCATGAAGGGAATCGTTTCCAGATTTCGGCGTCGATATGCACGTTCCGGGGATACAACGGCTCTGCGTCGGCATGCCATCGAGAAAGCCGCCTCAAGTAATTACACCTCGGCAGCTCGGGTTACCTCTTGTGTCCTGGTATATCACATAGAGTTCCAAGGCTCCGACAACGCATTTTCGCTGAAGCCTACCGGAAACATTCGATGGGGCCTTTTGTTGAGGTTTTTATTCTCGAAAATGGGGCCTTCGATTCGGGAGCTCCAAGTACCGTACCGGACCCGTTGTATGGATAGCAATCAGCCTTGTAAAGTATGTAGGCAAGCTCTGTGATCACCGCGCCAGGCGTAAAAGTTTTCCAGCTCAGCTCTTGGTTGGTTGATTTGTTGCAGACAGGGTCCGGAAATTCAAGACCGATAGACGCCAAACACACATCAGACACGGCACAGATGCACAATTGTTTCCCGAGCCAATCAACCTACTAACCTAAGTACCCAAGTAATGATTTCTCACTGTTCAACGAGTCACCGCAAGTTCAAAAAATCAATCAGGTGGCCAAAGTAACATTCAGCAAatctcatcatgacttctcaTGAGAAGCTCATGACAGCGCAAGAAGTTCATGATACATGTTCCGGCAATAACTGAAGCCTCTTGGAGTACTGTGACTTCCTGATCCTTACGATATACAGATATCATCGACTGATATCTACACCTCTCTGCTCTGTTGATGGTGTCCAATGTTTACCACACGCCATCAGGCGAGCCAGCCACCGCATGATGGTCTGTCCTGGCTGGCCCTTGTCCATCAGGTTTGGTTCGGCAACGGCCGTGTTAGTGGGCTGAGTAGCTCCCCTCCCTTTTCCTGATTTGCAAGGATGATTTTCCATGCCTGTCCCTAGTCCAGCCAGCCACGTCGAGACGCGATAACCAGCTATTGCTAGTGAGCGATTCAACCCTCTGCGTTTGAGGTTCAAGTTACGCTTTCACAAGACCTGGTCCTTGCTTTGATGCACAGGCGCCGTCGACTCGGTAGATGAGCAACGGGCGTGCAATAAGCTCGCATTAGTGTGCGTGCACAATGTGTACAAATAATCGATTTGTGGCTCAGGTTGGAAATTGTTGAAGATCGTCgactgagatcaagaaaTCAAGATCTGATAACATGAGATGGCAGTATTTCGCATTGTCACGGTTGCGCAACTGCATGCGCGTCTCTCAACGTCGTCTCGTATAGAGCAGACACTCAGTTGCTTCAGCACAATGCAATCTCTCGTCATTCTCGCAAATCTGACAACTCTCACAACACGAGAGAGGGATATCTCAGCCTCCTGCTTATCTAGAAACGTGCAGCAATTGGATGTATGTAATCGTTACGTGCGCTAGTCTAGTCTCTGGAGATCCACTGGTATCTCTCGGAGGGATAAAAAAATCGAACATCTAAAATCAGGGTCCTGCAGCCATTGTGGACCTCAAACACGGCAACTCGTTGTATCACCGAAGAGCCTCCATCACCATGTGGGCTTGACGGAGACGTCTGATTGATAGGACCGACTCATTACTCCTGCAAGACAGCCCAAAACGGTTTCCCAACAGCTATATGACTCTTTGACTACCTATCCCGGCCGGTGCCCAAGCAAGTTCCTTAGCTGCCAAGGACACATAATAATTTGTTGACCTTGGATCCTGGGCTAAAAACCTGCAGTCAAAAAACAAGATCCGAGGTGGATTTCCGGTCTCAGTATCCGTATACCTATATCAGATTCAAACTATCAAACCCTGGAATCAACCAATGACTCAAATGACAACAACCACTCCCCCTTGCGTATAGCAGTTATTGGATCTCGCTATACAGGCGTATCACAAAACAAGGAGGACAACAAACCCATCATGAAACTCTATTCGCCAGCGCCCTTGTTACGAAGCCCATCAAGGCTTTTATCGCTTAGCATGGATCCGTTCATCATGATGTTGCTCCCGGGGCTTCTGCTCCCTTGGTCTGTGCCGTAAGCTCCGATCCAGGTCGCAGCCACGTTCTCATGTGTCCTATTTTCGGAGATTCACATGTCAGCTTGTCACTTGTGTATGCCAGGAACAAGCGATCGTTGATCTCAATAGCCCAATCGGACCGGAAGATCGACTCGAGCTTGGCTTGGTGTTGCTTACCTGACTTGCAGCTCGTCATGATAGCGTCCTCTGTGAAATCCAGCCAACACACTGGGTGGGTATCAATTGATTTGTTCTGTTTATCTCACCGTTAGTTTTACGACACCTTGCAACCTGAAGCTATCACATATCAGCCCTCGCATTGAAACTTACAAGTACAGGAGGGAGCATAGGAATTCTGGCCCGCGGCTCCACAGGGTGTGCGATAGCCATTTCATCGTCTTCGGTATCTAGGTTCGAGTTTGATCGCAACCTTGAGTTGGACGTGGTGGCCGTCTCAGCCCGCTGCAACGCCGTGTAGCGCGATGAGACAGATCCACGGTGTCGTACAGATTGCTATAGTAGTCAGATACTGTTAGCTATCGAATCGTGTAAATGACGTGGCGTGGAATAAAGATGTCACAGTGTAATGTCGTGTAGCATCACATCTCCCGCCATTATCGATGTTGGTGTTAGCACATACCGCTTTGGGTCGGTGAAGCATGCCGACACTGAAGTCCCACAGACAAAGACGCCCGTCTTCTCCAACGCTACCGAAACGATAGTTTCGCTCATCACATCTCCAAGGGTCAAAGGCAACGGCTGATACCCAAGACTGGTGTCCCTGGCATCTAGCTACCAGAGCCGAGTCCGACAGTGACCATATTGATATCAAGTCGTCTTGTCCACCAGTCAATACGTATTGGCCATCTGGGGACCAACAAACGCATGTTAGTCCTCCATAATAGGAATAGAACACGTCGAGTAGCCTTGCAGCCCAGTCAGATAAGCTTCTCAACGAGATATGGTGCCAGGAACTCACTCTTCCTTCAAATAGTCAATAATTCTTAGCGTGCCGTCCTCGGACACAACAGCCAAGTGTCGGTTATCAggcgagaaggagaaggcgtTGATTCGATGGTTGGATAACTTCCAGGCGGCAACTGGGTTGACCTTTTGATTTTTGGAATGCACTGACTTGTTGATTCGAATAGAATTGTGATGAGCTCCGCCATTGCTGGCATCTAACGACTCACCACTCGTCCCATTCGCATTTCCATTAACTGCTTCCTCTTCGGGGTTGAACTGAGCGTCCTCTTTTTCCTTGTCATATACGACCAGCGACCCATCCATATGGGCAGCTAGAAATAGGTTTTCTGATCCTGGAATCCATCGAATTGCCGCAACTGGTGTTCCGTTAATTGCGCCCTAAGATATGCTGTCAGCGGATTGCTTGTCGAATACAAGATCCTGAGCACTATCCTACATTTTTGTTCAGTCGTGTATATCGTTGCGAGATCGGCTCCCACCAGATGACCTCTCCAGTTGAGAAGCCCATTATAACATCCAGATGCGAGACACTCTTGGTATGAACATTAACATCGTGACATAGACAATGCGCTTTCGTGAAAAGAATCTTGGTCAAATAGTCTTGCTACTCATGATGTCAGTCAAGATGTCCGAGGATGGCCTCGTTTCGCAGCGGCACGAacctttgatgatgatgacatgTCAAGCCACTGAAAGGCGCGGTTGATATttgcaaaagcaaagagGCCATCATTAGATCGCTCCGTAAGTTTCTTAGACAGGCTTTCGTTAACAATAACGCGAGAGATGAATGAAGAGTTGCTCTTTGTCATGTTGTTCTTGgg
This genomic interval carries:
- a CDS encoding or S-antigen, N-terminal domain-containing protein; its protein translation is MPSFKPFASVTGRNSYSLFDIRLDSDFIVFRGSDHESSGQVLKGTLVLCLQTSLKIEDVRLRLVGTLRHTWADPRGSAPGVSGQKVDKTQTILEHRWAPFVGTHGKSMTLPAGNYEWPFEYMLPGNMAESVEGIPEASITYRLRATVGRGKLAYDLHANKHLRIIRTLEPGALEFLHAMSVENIWPNKVDYSIIIPQKAVVFGGLVTMEMRFTPLLKGLELGDITARLMEVRECYVQGSGSGYGTKEHRTEREVSMWKFEVSREEHWQDMIEDTGQEGWAVTKKLNLPKRLRQCVQDLNHHGIKVRHKIKLTVALCNPDGHISELRATLPVSIFISPNMPLDEEGNLVDQSPTTPNNERELSTIAPPGYGEHVLDQLYEDVDVSGFQTPGFQSGVSSPFYAQSRAGSNENLAALAHSRPVAPAALSSRLADVSLDPSRRTTSSTSLGSLGTPGFMSPTSAPQGPAPRSEPATAALTRSNSSEDSSRNSAEHVDLDVSDLTELNKVPSYQTAVKTPARSRAGTGDLLLPDYQTALSAPRTPPATDYPADPLGTISEDQDGEDHTQHISRPSSWIGNGRAYTDDASTYRRMHPSQNRNQVV
- a CDS encoding WD40-repeat-containing domain protein, translating into MFVLPPPPRYPTMGPYGAGGIHPVPMIETNNTLSNPTGPEWQFLVGEGTYTLKEDLHLATPPPHPSEATVPNPNPLSTLPQPASAGTSVSLIALESRPAPNFLYRGLSSTTLALSGAPSSIQEHPNEGRYSAEGGKTSEEGRTGSTSDAQATSITIGSAPAFGEGNALLTQVPTKDVNKKRKPKNNMTKSNSSFISRVIVNESLSKKLTERSNDGLFAFANINRAFQWLDMSSSSKQDYLTKILFTKAHCLCHDVNVHTKSVSHLDVIMGFSTGEVIWWEPISQRYTRLNKNGAINGTPVAAIRWIPGSENLFLAAHMDGSLVVYDKEKEDAQFNPEEEAVNGNANGTSGESLDASNGGAHHNSIRINKSVHSKNQKVNPVAAWKLSNHRINAFSFSPDNRHLAVVSEDGTLRIIDYLKEELLDVFYSYYGGLTCVCWSPDGQYVLTGGQDDLISIWSLSDSALVARCQGHQSWVSAVAFDPWRCDERNYRFGSVGEDGRLCLWDFSVGMLHRPKAQSVRHRGSVSSRYTALQRAETATTSNSRLRSNSNLDTEDDEMAIAHPVEPRARIPMLPPVLNKSIDTHPVCWLDFTEDAIMTSCKSGKQHQAKLESIFRSDWAIEINDRLFLAYTSDKLTCESPKIGHMRTWLRPGSELTAQTKGAEAPGATS